The Chanodichthys erythropterus isolate Z2021 chromosome 14, ASM2448905v1, whole genome shotgun sequence genome window below encodes:
- the LOC137036096 gene encoding nuclear factor 7, ovary-like, whose product MASLAEDDYICPVCHEIFSVPVLLSCSHSFCKECLQQFWKIKKIQECPVCRRRSSKLEPPVNLALKNLCESFLKERNERRSSGSEEICSLHSEKLKLFCLEDKQPVCLVCRDSKQHDNHKFRPIGEVVSSYKEDLNTALKSLQEKLKHNENIKGEFEKTVQHIKSQAEHTERQIKQQFEKLHQFLRDEEEATITALREEGEQKKQMMKEKLEEMNRHISALSHTIKDMEEMMKASDVCFLKEFPVSKERVQRSRPDPQMASGALIHVPRYLGNLPFRVWKKMQDIVQNTPVILDPNTAYPGLILSDDLTSVGFSGNDQSLPDNPERFDYYQCVLGSEGFNSGTHCWDVEVKESSEWSLGVTTASNQRKGRVFFNTDVWGVGRSRFKQKLDRVRVNLDYDRGTVSFSDPVTNTHLRTFKTTFTHTLFPFFNFSDSLRILPVNSQ is encoded by the exons ATGGCTTCACTAGCTGAAGATGATTATATTTGTCCCGTGTGTCATGAAATCTTCAGTGTTCCTGTTCTTCTGTCATGTAGTCACAGTTTCTGTAAAGAGTGTCTTCAACAGTTCtggaaaatcaagaaaattcaGGAGTGTCCTGTCTGCAGGAGAAGATCATCAAAACTTGAACCTCCAGTTAATCTCGCATTAAAGAACTTGTGTGAGTCGTTCCTGAAGGAGAGAAATGAGAGGCGTTCATCAGGATCTGAGGAGATCTGCAGTTTACACAGTGAGAAACTCAAACTCTTCTGTCTGGAGGACAAACAGCCTGTGTGTTTAGTGTGCAGAGATTCAAAACAACACGACAATCATAAATTCAGACCCATCGGTGAAGTGGTTTCATCATATAAG GAGGATCTCAATACAGCACTGAAGTCCTTACAAGAGAAACTTAAACACAATGAAAACATTAAAGGAGAGTTTGAGAAAACAGTTCAACACATCAAG TCTCAAGCTGAGCACACAGAGCGTCAGATTAAACAGCAGTTTGAGAAGCTTCATCAGTTTCTCAGAGATGAAGAAGAAGCTACAATCACTGCACTGAGGGAGGAAGGGGAGCAGAAGAAGCAGATGATGAAGGAGAAGCTGGAGGAGATGAACAGACACATCTCAGCTCTTTCACACACAATCAAAGACATGGAGGAGATGATGAAAGCCAGTGACGTCTGCTTTCTGAAG GAGTTTCCAGTCTCAAAGGAAAG AGTCCAGAGATCACGGCCGGATCCACAGATGGCTTCTGGAGCTTTGATTCATGTGCCACGTTACTTGGGCAACCTGCCGTTCAGAGTCTGGAAGAAGATGCAGGACATCGTCCAAAACA CTCCTGTCATTCTGGACCCAAACACGGCTTATCCAGGTCTCATCCTGTCTGATGATCTGACCAGTGTGGGATTCAGCGGGAACGATCAATCTCTTCCTGATAATCCAGAGAGATTTGACTATTATCAATGTGTTCTGGGTTCAGAGGGATTTAACTCAGGAACACACTGCTGGGATGTGGAGGTTAAAGAGAGTTCAGAGTGGAGTCTTGGAGTAACTACAGCATCAAACCAGAGGAAGGGACGTGTTTTCTTTAACACTGATGTCTGGGGTGTGGGGCGCAGTCGGTTTAAACAGAAGCTTGATCGAGTGAGAGTGAATCTGGACTATGACAGAGGAACGGTGTCATTCTCTGATCCTGTAACTAACACACATCTACGCACATTCAAAACCAccttcactcacacactctttcCATTCTTCAATTTTTCTGACTCTCTGAGGATCTTACCGGTCAATAGTCAGTAA